A region from the Nostoc sp. HK-01 genome encodes:
- a CDS encoding permease yields the protein MNQLSNGFTIFLSLLVEAMPFLLLGVLFSSLLLFFVDERKLVEKMPKNPLLGALVGSMVGFLFPVCECGNVPVARRLLIQGVPTPVAIGFLLAAPTINPIVIWATWTAFRDQPEIVVLRVVFSLLIATIVGFVFSFQKDLHPILQPAIARYMKFNPPAKVEPQRRGKRYQIPQEPTTPNLLQSGTYILGGKAGTPTRMDGSISPADDPLASPNKPLAAKLRLLMDNSIQELRELGGVMVIGSAIAAAIQVFAPRDLILSLGAGPVSSIIVMLILAAVVSICSTVDSFFALSFASAFSSGSLLAFLVFGPMIDIKSIGLMLSIFKPRAIFYLFALAGQLTFLFTIFLNLHVL from the coding sequence ATGAATCAACTGAGCAATGGTTTCACGATATTTCTAAGTCTGCTAGTCGAAGCGATGCCTTTTTTGCTCCTAGGGGTTTTATTCTCTAGTTTGCTGCTATTTTTTGTTGATGAGCGCAAATTAGTCGAAAAAATGCCCAAAAATCCGTTGTTGGGCGCTTTAGTTGGCAGTATGGTTGGTTTTTTATTTCCGGTGTGTGAGTGTGGCAATGTGCCGGTAGCGCGGCGTTTGCTGATTCAGGGCGTACCCACACCTGTAGCAATTGGTTTTTTACTAGCTGCGCCAACCATTAATCCCATTGTCATTTGGGCAACTTGGACGGCGTTTCGCGATCAGCCAGAAATAGTAGTTTTACGGGTAGTATTTTCTCTATTAATTGCCACAATTGTTGGCTTTGTCTTCAGTTTTCAAAAGGACTTGCATCCCATACTCCAGCCTGCGATCGCCCGTTATATGAAGTTTAATCCCCCAGCCAAAGTGGAACCGCAACGGCGGGGGAAACGTTACCAAATTCCCCAAGAACCAACCACACCAAATTTGTTGCAATCTGGGACATATATTTTGGGTGGGAAAGCAGGTACACCCACACGCATGGATGGGAGCATATCACCAGCAGATGATCCCCTCGCCAGCCCAAATAAACCACTGGCGGCGAAACTACGCTTGTTGATGGATAACAGCATTCAAGAATTACGGGAACTGGGAGGAGTGATGGTGATTGGTAGTGCGATCGCAGCTGCCATTCAAGTCTTTGCACCCCGTGATTTAATCCTTAGTCTCGGTGCTGGCCCTGTCAGTTCGATCATTGTGATGTTAATTCTGGCAGCAGTTGTTTCTATTTGTTCAACAGTTGACTCCTTTTTTGCCCTATCTTTTGCCTCAGCATTTAGTAGCGGTTCTTTGCTGGCATTTCTGGTCTTTGGGCCAATGATTGACATTAAAAGTATTGGTTTAATGTTATCTATTTTCAAGCCTAGGGCAATTTTTTACCTTTTCGCCTTAGCCGGACAATTGACATTCTTATTTACCATTTTTCTTAACCTCCATGTTCTT
- a CDS encoding peptidase C14 caspase catalytic subunit p20, whose product MLWQKWQLLLGIAALVLPLTFSLAHARIRIDAAITAKAIAQNSIPNQRQHRTALIIGNSNYKLADTLANPVNDATDIANSLQQLGFDVILLKDADLRQMEEALESFNRRLRQGGVGLFYYAGHGLQVDGENYLIPVNARLEREQDVRYEAMAMGKVLNVMEDAANDANFIILDACRNNPFSRQWRSLQRGLAAPTQSVKGTLIAYSTAPGKVALDGDGRNSPYTTALLRNINTPSLDVEQMFKQVRAEVLQTTIGKQTPWESSSLVGSFAFNLTNDIKRDNLKPSTPQPSPLTPPNSQGKIAFIQPPSLVEVTISYSRIKTLGATYYFTVHLPENAGRTLQQITINQPESAEYIRFNLNESVAFKGTRSQKGEKLELKDISSDEKTQTVSFTFDPPVSPGSEVTIGLKALQNPQRNGVYVFGVTAFPMGETSSGQFLGFGKFHFISTSNTNL is encoded by the coding sequence ATGTTGTGGCAAAAATGGCAACTATTGTTAGGAATTGCGGCACTAGTGTTGCCATTAACGTTTAGTTTAGCTCACGCCAGGATCAGGATAGATGCAGCGATCACAGCCAAAGCTATTGCCCAAAATTCTATCCCTAATCAACGTCAACACCGTACTGCACTGATTATTGGCAATTCCAATTACAAATTAGCAGACACATTAGCTAATCCTGTCAACGATGCTACAGATATTGCTAACTCCTTACAGCAATTGGGATTTGATGTCATACTCCTTAAAGATGCAGATTTGCGACAAATGGAAGAAGCACTTGAAAGCTTTAATCGCCGTTTGCGTCAGGGAGGAGTGGGACTCTTTTACTATGCAGGCCACGGACTACAAGTAGACGGAGAAAATTATTTAATACCTGTAAATGCGCGGCTGGAAAGAGAACAAGATGTACGTTACGAAGCGATGGCGATGGGTAAAGTACTAAACGTTATGGAAGATGCGGCTAACGATGCTAACTTTATTATTTTAGATGCCTGTCGAAATAATCCCTTCTCTCGTCAATGGCGTTCTCTACAACGTGGTTTAGCAGCACCAACACAATCTGTTAAAGGTACACTCATTGCTTATTCTACCGCACCTGGAAAAGTCGCCTTGGATGGAGATGGCCGCAATAGCCCCTACACTACAGCCTTGTTACGCAATATAAATACTCCCAGCCTAGATGTCGAGCAAATGTTTAAGCAAGTGCGGGCTGAAGTACTTCAAACAACTATTGGAAAACAAACACCTTGGGAATCTTCTTCTCTGGTTGGTTCCTTTGCCTTCAATCTGACAAATGATATTAAAAGAGATAATTTGAAACCTTCTACACCTCAACCATCTCCTCTAACTCCACCAAATTCACAAGGAAAAATAGCTTTTATCCAACCGCCGAGTTTAGTTGAGGTAACGATTAGTTATAGTCGAATTAAAACCTTGGGAGCCACCTATTATTTTACAGTTCACTTACCAGAAAATGCTGGAAGAACATTGCAACAAATTACAATTAACCAGCCTGAGAGTGCAGAATACATTCGCTTTAATCTCAACGAGAGTGTCGCTTTTAAAGGAACGCGTTCTCAGAAAGGAGAAAAACTAGAGTTAAAAGATATTAGCAGCGACGAAAAAACCCAAACTGTATCGTTTACTTTTGATCCTCCTGTGTCTCCTGGTAGTGAAGTTACTATTGGTTTAAAAGCTCTGCAAAATCCTCAAAGAAATGGTGTTTATGTCTTCGGTGTTACAGCATTTCCAATGGGTGAAACATCCAGTGGGCAATTTCTAGGTTTTGGTAAATTTCATTTTATCAGCACATCTAATACTAATTTGTAA
- a CDS encoding IS1 transposase produces MWTAVNHFTQGILAWVLGDHSAETFEPLWEIVKQWESYFYVTDGWKVYPSFIPDGDQIVSKTYMTRVENENTRLRHYLARLHRKTLCYSKSEQMLRHSIKLLLHYLKYQIVPI; encoded by the coding sequence TTGTGGACAGCAGTAAATCACTTTACTCAAGGTATTTTAGCCTGGGTCTTAGGAGACCATAGTGCGGAAACATTCGAGCCATTATGGGAAATTGTGAAACAGTGGGAAAGCTATTTTTATGTGACCGATGGCTGGAAAGTTTACCCCAGTTTTATACCAGATGGAGACCAAATTGTGAGTAAAACATATATGACGCGAGTAGAAAATGAAAATACCCGATTACGTCATTATCTTGCACGCCTTCACAGAAAAACTTTATGCTATTCCAAATCAGAACAAATGCTGAGACACTCAATTAAATTATTACTTCATTATTTGAAGTATCAAATTGTACCTATATAA
- a CDS encoding short-chain dehydrogenase/reductase SDR, with protein MKIQGNVALITGASRGIGKAIALALAQQGMKKLILIARDRQKLTEVAEEIEVLGTEAVIMTLDLTRATEVNIAVAQLWRNHGPIHLLVNCAGVAYQTSFLRSKLLQVQEELSVNLLGMYTLTSLIARRMASQRQGTIVNVSSLMGKVAAPTMATYSATKFAILGFTQALRQELAEYNIQVKALLPSLTDTDMVRDLQLFRWVIPMTPQQVAQALIVGLQNDAPEILVGWQSHLAVWCQRLAPWLLELILKIAAPPKKQQFEERPSLLSRINRFCDVLLSRNVTPLASARKS; from the coding sequence ATGAAAATTCAAGGTAATGTTGCTCTAATAACAGGGGCTTCTCGTGGTATTGGTAAAGCGATCGCCCTAGCGCTGGCGCAACAAGGAATGAAAAAGCTAATTTTAATAGCGCGCGATCGCCAAAAGTTAACTGAAGTCGCCGAAGAAATCGAAGTGCTGGGAACAGAAGCCGTCATCATGACACTAGATTTAACTCGCGCCACTGAAGTAAATATTGCTGTAGCGCAACTATGGCGCAATCATGGCCCGATTCATCTACTGGTAAACTGTGCAGGAGTTGCATATCAAACTTCATTCTTGCGTTCTAAACTTTTGCAAGTGCAAGAAGAACTTTCGGTGAATTTGTTGGGAATGTATACCCTAACTAGTTTGATAGCGCGACGGATGGCGAGCCAAAGACAAGGGACAATTGTCAATGTCTCTAGTTTAATGGGGAAAGTCGCTGCACCGACGATGGCAACATATTCAGCCACCAAGTTTGCCATCTTAGGATTTACCCAAGCCTTGCGTCAGGAACTAGCCGAGTACAATATTCAAGTCAAAGCCTTATTACCTTCCCTCACCGACACAGATATGGTGCGCGACTTGCAACTATTCCGTTGGGTGATCCCGATGACACCGCAACAAGTAGCGCAAGCATTGATAGTTGGATTGCAGAATGATGCACCAGAAATTTTAGTAGGATGGCAAAGTCATTTAGCTGTATGGTGTCAACGCCTCGCCCCTTGGTTGCTGGAGTTAATTTTAAAAATCGCCGCACCACCAAAAAAGCAGCAGTTTGAAGAAAGACCAAGCTTATTGAGCAGAATTAATCGTTTCTGTGATGTTTTGCTATCGAGAAACGTGACTCCTTTAGCATCTGCACGTAAGTCTTAA
- a CDS encoding type II site-specific deoxyribonuclease: MTTFLTDSTDIKRVHFSSKLNLNQRSELGQFFTPAPVARLMARQFSNLSGHVSLLDPGAGVGALTAAFVEQLLANPQNIESCLLTAYEVESAFIPSLRQCLTECCVALEKIGITANYCLHQESFIENISETNLPLFNLPSSSFTHAILNPPYKKINSQSIERKILAQLGIETVNLYSAFVWLTFLNLSHNGEIVAITPRSFCNGLYFRPFRQAFLQTMALSKIHLFESRSAAFSEDKVLQENIIFHAIKTQVRPDYVEITRNIESYIEEFLELRYVPYSEVVNAHDSESFIHIVTNSLEDYLRAQMNQFSSTLDDLGLEVSTGPVVDFRLKSALRTCCDNNSVPLIYPEAIKAGKVCFPPSNPRKAIAITQNPETAKWLVPSGWYVLTKRFSAKEEKRRVVAAVCPPSDFPVFGIENHLNYYHAHGQGMNPDLARGLTAFLNSTLLDSYFRQFSGHTQVNATDLRKLKYPSKDDLIRLGSQIGDSHLDQEQLDQVVHQTLSIMSEATNAIQASKRIEEALAILKAISAPKAQQNERSALCLLALADIRPETSWYQATAPRRRITEMMDWFRDHYGKQYAPNTRETVRRQTMHQFVQMGIVVENPDQPERPINSPKWCYQLHQQALSLIKLYASEQWEEARHNYAVSVTNLLQDRKRNRPIIPVTLPNGQAIQLSSGGQNLLIKDILESFCPKFTPRGFVIYVGDAGDKFIINETQKFRELGIELDTHGKMPDIVVYYEQQDWLILIEAVTSHGPVNLKRRNELKQLFQSSRKGLVFVTAFPSRQEMTRYLAEISWETEVWIADQPDHMIHFNGERFLGPYES, from the coding sequence ATGACGACATTCCTCACAGACTCGACTGATATTAAAAGGGTTCATTTCTCCTCAAAACTGAATTTAAATCAGCGCAGTGAATTGGGACAGTTTTTCACTCCCGCCCCAGTTGCTAGGTTGATGGCGAGACAATTCAGCAATTTATCTGGTCATGTTAGTCTTTTAGATCCTGGGGCGGGAGTTGGTGCGTTAACTGCTGCATTTGTCGAACAACTATTAGCAAATCCTCAAAATATTGAAAGTTGTTTACTCACAGCTTATGAAGTTGAATCAGCTTTTATACCATCTTTGCGGCAATGCCTTACAGAGTGTTGTGTCGCTTTAGAAAAAATAGGGATTACAGCAAATTATTGCTTACATCAAGAAAGTTTTATTGAGAATATTAGTGAAACTAATTTACCACTTTTCAATCTGCCATCTAGTAGTTTTACCCATGCAATTCTCAACCCACCTTATAAAAAAATTAATAGCCAATCAATAGAAAGAAAAATCTTAGCTCAACTAGGAATTGAAACTGTAAATTTATATAGCGCATTTGTTTGGCTAACTTTTTTAAATTTATCTCATAACGGAGAGATAGTTGCTATTACGCCTAGAAGTTTTTGCAATGGTCTTTATTTTAGACCTTTTCGGCAAGCTTTTTTGCAAACTATGGCACTTTCAAAGATTCATCTTTTTGAGAGCCGTTCAGCAGCTTTCAGCGAAGATAAGGTATTACAAGAAAATATTATTTTTCACGCAATTAAAACACAAGTTAGACCTGATTATGTAGAAATAACCAGAAATATTGAGAGCTATATAGAAGAATTTTTAGAATTAAGATATGTTCCTTATAGCGAAGTTGTTAATGCTCATGATTCTGAAAGTTTTATTCATATTGTGACCAACTCTCTGGAAGATTATCTGAGAGCGCAAATGAATCAATTTTCGTCTACTTTAGATGACCTTGGCTTAGAAGTTTCGACGGGGCCAGTTGTGGATTTTCGTCTCAAATCAGCGTTGAGAACTTGCTGCGATAATAACAGTGTGCCATTGATTTATCCAGAAGCGATCAAGGCAGGGAAAGTATGTTTTCCCCCTAGTAATCCCCGTAAAGCGATCGCTATTACACAAAACCCAGAAACAGCAAAATGGTTAGTCCCATCAGGTTGGTATGTTTTAACAAAGCGATTTTCAGCTAAAGAAGAAAAGCGTCGTGTTGTAGCTGCTGTGTGTCCTCCTAGCGATTTTCCGGTATTTGGTATAGAAAATCACCTAAATTATTACCATGCTCACGGTCAGGGAATGAACCCTGATTTAGCACGAGGTTTAACAGCATTTCTCAATTCAACTTTATTAGATAGTTACTTCCGCCAATTTAGTGGACACACACAAGTCAACGCCACAGACTTACGGAAACTTAAATACCCTAGCAAAGATGATTTAATTCGATTAGGAAGCCAAATTGGTGATTCTCACTTAGATCAGGAACAACTTGATCAAGTTGTACATCAAACTTTGTCGATTATGAGCGAAGCCACAAATGCAATTCAGGCGAGTAAACGAATTGAGGAGGCGTTAGCAATTCTCAAAGCTATTTCTGCTCCTAAAGCTCAACAGAACGAACGATCTGCATTGTGTTTACTGGCTTTAGCAGACATTCGGCCTGAAACATCTTGGTATCAAGCAACAGCACCAAGACGCAGAATCACAGAAATGATGGATTGGTTTCGTGATCACTACGGTAAACAATATGCACCAAATACACGCGAAACAGTGCGACGACAGACAATGCACCAGTTTGTGCAGATGGGGATAGTTGTAGAGAATCCAGATCAACCAGAGCGACCGATTAACAGCCCAAAATGGTGTTATCAACTTCATCAACAAGCATTATCACTGATTAAATTGTACGCTTCGGAACAATGGGAAGAAGCTCGTCACAATTATGCTGTTTCAGTGACAAATTTATTGCAGGACAGAAAGCGAAATAGACCAATAATTCCTGTAACACTACCTAATGGTCAAGCTATTCAACTTTCATCGGGTGGACAGAATTTATTAATCAAAGACATTTTAGAAAGTTTCTGTCCCAAATTTACACCTAGAGGTTTTGTGATTTATGTAGGTGATGCTGGAGATAAGTTTATTATCAATGAAACTCAGAAATTCCGAGAACTGGGAATTGAGCTAGACACTCACGGTAAAATGCCAGATATTGTAGTTTACTATGAGCAACAAGACTGGCTGATATTAATAGAGGCTGTGACAAGTCATGGCCCAGTCAACTTGAAACGCCGCAATGAATTAAAGCAACTGTTTCAGTCTAGTCGTAAAGGATTGGTGTTTGTAACTGCCTTTCCCAGTCGTCAGGAAATGACTCGGTATCTAGCTGAGATTTCTTGGGAAACAGAGGTGTGGATAGCAGATCAACCTGATCACATGATTCATTTTAATGGGGAAAGATTTCTTGGCCCGTATGAAAGCTAA
- a CDS encoding TM2 domain-containing protein, whose amino-acid sequence MLVKRKSRSIAAVLAFSGTLTISGLHKFYLGQPVWGILYVLLSWTPIPKVASAIEGVWYLALDEEAFDRNFNQGKSAVKFSQQASNQVETVANALRELDALRQDGLISEYEFEQKRRQLLDQIS is encoded by the coding sequence ATGTTAGTAAAACGCAAAAGCCGCAGTATCGCTGCTGTTCTCGCTTTTTCTGGTACGCTCACCATTTCAGGACTGCACAAGTTTTATTTAGGACAGCCGGTGTGGGGTATTTTATATGTTCTGCTTTCTTGGACACCAATTCCCAAGGTAGCTAGTGCTATTGAAGGCGTTTGGTATTTAGCTCTAGATGAAGAAGCTTTTGACCGGAATTTTAATCAGGGTAAGTCAGCCGTTAAGTTTTCCCAACAAGCAAGCAATCAAGTAGAAACGGTGGCGAATGCTTTGCGTGAGTTAGATGCACTGCGTCAAGATGGTCTAATTTCGGAATATGAATTTGAGCAAAAGCGCCGCCAGCTGCTCGACCAAATTTCTTGA
- a CDS encoding IS1 transposase has product MQCPYCESTEIRKNGKRRGKQNHICTNCDRQFIDVYDPPKGYSEELKQECLKMYLNGMGFRGIERVKGVHHTTIISWVKQRGEKLPDVPQEDAVPEVGELDELETFIGSKKTKSGCGQQ; this is encoded by the coding sequence GTGCAATGTCCATACTGTGAGTCTACGGAAATTAGAAAGAATGGAAAACGGAGAGGTAAACAAAATCACATCTGTACTAACTGCGATCGCCAATTTATTGATGTGTACGATCCGCCAAAAGGATACTCAGAGGAACTTAAACAAGAATGTTTAAAAATGTATCTTAATGGGATGGGTTTTCGTGGGATTGAACGTGTTAAAGGTGTACATCATACTACTATAATCTCTTGGGTAAAACAAAGAGGAGAAAAGCTGCCAGACGTACCCCAAGAAGATGCTGTACCAGAAGTTGGAGAACTAGATGAATTAGAGACATTCATAGGTTCAAAAAAAACAAAATCTGGTTGTGGACAGCAGTAA
- a CDS encoding histidine kinase, with protein sequence MSPEFTSLISPPVLSIASNHYLSLESNLQELPMYNFGVDISCTCIELIGYLEKYPQLPGVVLIERGKFLGMISRRRILEFFIRPFGQELFAKANLRELYSYARAEILLLPETTTILTAMQHTLKRSPELFSEPVVVQTETNTYKLLDIHDLNLAAWQIRGIETQVRYERSQAQMIQNDKMARLGRLVDGVAHEILDPVGFIWGNLTYISKYSQDLLKLIAAYAEDFPQSSAAINYLKDEIEFDFLEEDLGKALTSAHTGAERLKKLVTSLQNFCHIDEIYPKPVDINACIDGIILLLKSRLKGEIEIVKKYGKIPPVSCFMGQLHQVLMNIFSQTVDGLLDEAVRQQFQQKSCHNSNQPQIVITTAVISQTANQPNVPDSRWVCISIVDNSPGMSAESQKQILDSFSTEKRADIETSLGVSYRIITARHGGKLDFRSQVGVGSEFKILLPLV encoded by the coding sequence GTGTCACCAGAATTCACTTCTTTAATCTCACCACCAGTTTTATCTATTGCCAGTAATCACTACCTCAGTTTAGAGTCAAATCTCCAAGAACTACCGATGTACAACTTTGGTGTAGATATTAGTTGTACATGTATTGAACTAATCGGTTATTTGGAAAAATACCCACAATTACCAGGAGTAGTGTTGATAGAAAGAGGAAAATTCCTGGGAATGATTTCTCGCCGCAGAATACTAGAATTTTTCATTCGCCCATTCGGACAAGAGTTATTTGCTAAAGCTAATTTACGCGAGCTTTACAGCTATGCACGCGCAGAAATCTTACTGTTGCCAGAGACGACAACAATCTTAACAGCAATGCAGCATACACTCAAGCGATCGCCTGAACTTTTTTCTGAACCTGTTGTTGTGCAAACAGAGACAAATACTTACAAATTATTAGATATTCATGATTTGAATCTAGCTGCTTGGCAAATTCGAGGAATTGAAACTCAGGTACGATACGAACGTAGCCAAGCACAAATGATTCAAAATGATAAAATGGCACGCTTAGGGCGGTTAGTTGATGGCGTAGCTCATGAAATTTTAGACCCTGTAGGATTTATTTGGGGAAATTTAACGTACATATCTAAATATAGTCAAGACTTACTCAAGTTAATAGCAGCTTACGCTGAAGATTTCCCCCAGAGTTCCGCCGCTATTAATTATCTTAAAGACGAAATTGAATTTGATTTTTTAGAAGAAGATTTAGGCAAAGCTTTGACAAGCGCCCACACTGGTGCAGAAAGATTAAAAAAACTCGTCACCAGTTTACAAAATTTCTGTCATATTGATGAAATTTATCCCAAACCAGTAGATATTAATGCTTGTATAGATGGGATTATCCTTCTCCTGAAGAGTCGTTTAAAAGGAGAGATTGAGATTGTGAAAAAATATGGTAAGATTCCCCCTGTTTCTTGTTTCATGGGGCAATTACACCAAGTATTAATGAATATTTTTAGTCAAACTGTGGATGGTTTATTAGATGAAGCAGTGAGACAGCAATTTCAACAAAAGAGTTGTCATAACAGCAACCAACCTCAAATTGTCATTACTACAGCCGTTATTTCACAAACAGCAAACCAACCAAATGTGCCAGATTCTCGTTGGGTCTGCATTAGCATTGTTGACAACAGTCCAGGGATGTCGGCAGAATCTCAAAAACAAATTTTGGATTCTTTTTCTACTGAGAAACGGGCGGATATAGAAACTAGTTTAGGTGTTAGTTACCGAATTATTACAGCTAGACATGGTGGTAAATTAGATTTCCGTTCTCAGGTAGGTGTCGGGTCAGAATTTAAAATACTTTTGCCTTTAGTATAA